From a single Glycine soja cultivar W05 chromosome 19, ASM419377v2, whole genome shotgun sequence genomic region:
- the LOC114398065 gene encoding mitochondrial pyruvate carrier 1-like isoform X2, producing the protein MNILRSFWNSPTGLKTTHFWGPAFNWSLPFAAAMDTKKPPETISVNMTGVMCVYSASFMRFAWVVRPRNLHLLACHVTNETMQLYQLSRWFRAQSFLKLPDWGEFQ; encoded by the exons ATGAACATCCTCCGCTCTTTTTGGAACAGTCCCACTGGTCTAAAAACAACTCATTTTTGGGGTCCTGCCTTCAATTGGAGCCTTCCTTTTGCG gCAGCAATGGACACAAAGAAACCACCGGAAACAATATCTGTCAATATGACCGgag TTATGTGTGTTTATTCGGCATCGTTCATGAGGTTTGCTTGGGTGGTGCGACCGCGTAACCTACATCTTCTTGCATGCCATGTCACCAATGAGACTATGCAACTATATCAACTCTCAAGGTGGTTCAGAGCTCAAAG TTTTTTGAAATTGCCAGATTGGGGTGAGTTTCAATAG
- the LOC114398065 gene encoding mitochondrial pyruvate carrier 1-like isoform X1, giving the protein MNILRSFWNSPTGLKTTHFWGPAFNWSLPFAAAMDTKKPPETISVNMTGVMCVYSASFMRFAWVVRPRNLHLLACHVTNETMQLYQLSRWFRAQRTLEQNKKETDAE; this is encoded by the exons ATGAACATCCTCCGCTCTTTTTGGAACAGTCCCACTGGTCTAAAAACAACTCATTTTTGGGGTCCTGCCTTCAATTGGAGCCTTCCTTTTGCG gCAGCAATGGACACAAAGAAACCACCGGAAACAATATCTGTCAATATGACCGgag TTATGTGTGTTTATTCGGCATCGTTCATGAGGTTTGCTTGGGTGGTGCGACCGCGTAACCTACATCTTCTTGCATGCCATGTCACCAATGAGACTATGCAACTATATCAACTCTCAAGGTGGTTCAGAGCTCAAAG GACCCTTGAACAGAACAAAAAGGAAACAGATGCAGAGTGA